A genomic window from Silene latifolia isolate original U9 population chromosome Y, ASM4854445v1, whole genome shotgun sequence includes:
- the LOC141629769 gene encoding uncharacterized protein LOC141629769, with protein MTSSPKGSSDTPLRIFMGLGQSDALATMSIGKPVQNRHLESEIFIPLILEDHFFCACKNFMSKTVDYLDNKPLYARSRKAKMARNAANIMGKMLSEMQIAKGSKVESFPLQNVKFKWQSIAKNVDCGVFMMMHMAFYTRKVFDSELRDERKRMLYRAEICAILVLSDLNQVRKEVQGRISKFRNEREQLKEKLLQKRRLEEKKEKKEEEKKEEEKTKKPQEKQKEEEPKQPRVKSVAYKRSPRAIGEDEEIIFKFHKDDAMGCSLGHGEIDGDIFLVSEFMRANQKLLSSTTNLRRHVLDYAFMDDIDFHKSEILAAFGDNRRLTRADILSLRPRSHTNWMVFECWSLLLNYVENSKRGTRAAGPTILYLGLGHMEDSEQSDIKNELFEIWDNFINASKANYRLDAELIFIPCLAGYHYFCVCINFLNKEISVIDKSIPSPIFWDKQTSLLCSTTHFIGGHVLPKLLHVCSWLTSTKYGLNCWTLLKSSKIKENNRPDIAARREAARMLKGKATEDELSDKEPPIANEPKPLNTEMPVLRLK; from the exons ATGACCTCATCTCCGAAAGGTAGCAGTGATACACCATTgaggatcttcatgggcttgggtCAATCA gaCGCATTAGCAACTATGTCTATTGGAAAACCCGTTCAAAACAGACATTTAGAAAGTGAA ATATTCATTCCACTCATTCTGGAGGACCACTTTTTCTGTGCTTGCAAAAATTTCATGTCGAAAACCGTTGACTACCTAGACAACAAACCCTTATATGCCAGATCCCGAAaagcaaaaatggcaagaaatgcg GCAAATATCATGGGGAAAATGTTATCAGAAATGCAAATTGCAAAAGGCTCCAAAGTGGAAAGTTTCCCACTTCAGAATGTGAAATTTAAATGGCAGAGCATTGCAAAAAATGTGGATTGTGGGGTTTTCATGATGATGCACATGGCTTTCTACACGAGGAAGGTTTTTGACTCTGAGCTGAGGGATGAACGGAAAAGAATGTTGTACCGTGCTGAAATATGTGCAATACTTGTTCTTAGCGACTTGAATCAAGTACGAAAAGAGGTGCAAGGGAGGATATCAAAATTCAGGAATGAAAGGGAACAACTGAAGGAAAAGCTGCTGCAAAAAAGAAGGCtggaagagaagaaggaaaaaaaggaagaggaaaaaaaggaagaggaaaaaacaAAGAAGCCACAGGAAAAACAAAAGGAGGAAGAGCCCAAACAGCCGAGGGTGAAGTCGGTTGCTTACAAGCGTTCTCCTAGAGCAATTGGTGAAGATGAGGAGATaatatttaaatttcataaagaTGATGCTATGGGATGTTCTCTAGGTCACGGTGAAATTGACGGTGATATATTCCTAGTCTCTGAATTTATGAGAGCAAATCAGAAACTGCTGTCCAGTACAACTAATCTGAGAAGGCACGTTCTTGATTATGCGTTTATGGATGATATCGACTTCCACAAAAG TGAGATCCTGGCTGCGTTTGGAGACAACAggaggttgacaagagctgatatACTCTCACTACGTCCTAGGAGTCACACAAATTGGATGGTGTTTGAATGCTGGTCTCTACTCTTGAATTATGTCGAGAACAGCAAAAGAGGCACAAGGGCAGCAGGGCCAACCATACTTTACTTAGGACTAGGTCACATG GAGGATAGTGAACAGTCTGATATAAAGAACGAGTTGTTTGAAATTTGGGATAATTTCATCAACGCGAGCAAGGCAAATTACAGACTTGATGCCGAACTTATTTTTATACCTTGTTTGGCTGGCTATCACTACTTCTGTGTGTGTATTAATTTCCTCAACAAAGAGATTAGTGTGATCGACAAATCAATC CCGTCTCCAATTTTTTGGGATAAGCAAACAAGCCTTCTTTGCTCAACAACACATTTTATCGGCGGGCATGTGCTTCCCAAATTGCTGCATGTTTGCTCATGGCTGACATCAACAAAATACGGGCTGAATTGTTGGACGCTGTTGAAATCTtcaaaaatcaaagaaaacaatCGGCCCGATATAGCTGCAAGGAGGGAAGCCGCTAGAATGCtcaaagggaaggcaacggaagatGAATTGTCAGACAAAGAACCACCGATTGCGAATGAACCAAAGCCACTCAACACCGAAATGCCTGTACTTCGTTTAAAGTGA